In Geminocystis sp. NIES-3708, a single window of DNA contains:
- a CDS encoding DUF3084 domain-containing protein, translated as MTSAYILILAMLILGGLIAALGDRIGTKVGKARLRLFQLRPKQTAIVITIGTGILISASTLVILFSLSESLRQGIFQLDEILKKRREITAQLEKVQVEKNRAETELKEAQKRQNSVRTLLNTTGKELKNTQTQLKTISTQTEKLKLELKTIIGDKKKLLEEKEQIEKQSQILEKSIIERDNDLQNKQIQIEEQENILQKQEQSLIQLQNKQNKLQSDIKSRDEQISKLDKNISAKDQILKNKENELLSLEKELAFYRREVEILEQYYQTYQDLRERPIAVVKGQVLTVTLVKTDRSTNLEELIDGILNEANRGVMLTLGYGNKFPNQRFVQITKAQVQQIKDQISQNGEYLIRILSAGNYVQGEENVRIFADVTPNQKVYAKNEQIASITFDKNDLKNNELQEKLDFLISVSQFRARREGVLGRIFIGDGKIISLISFIQELQLTDQSVDEIIAITANETYTAGPLQINLVVISEGKEIFRL; from the coding sequence ATGACAAGTGCCTATATTTTGATTCTGGCAATGTTAATCTTAGGAGGCTTAATTGCGGCATTAGGCGATCGCATTGGTACAAAAGTAGGTAAAGCGAGACTAAGACTATTTCAACTACGCCCGAAACAAACTGCAATAGTCATAACGATTGGAACAGGAATATTAATTTCTGCTTCTACATTAGTAATTTTATTTAGTTTAAGTGAGTCTTTACGACAGGGTATTTTTCAATTAGATGAAATCCTCAAGAAAAGAAGAGAAATTACAGCTCAATTAGAAAAAGTTCAAGTAGAAAAAAACAGAGCGGAAACGGAATTAAAAGAAGCTCAAAAAAGACAAAATTCCGTGCGAACACTTTTAAATACTACAGGAAAAGAATTAAAAAATACTCAAACTCAACTTAAAACTATTTCCACTCAAACAGAAAAATTAAAATTAGAATTAAAGACAATTATTGGAGATAAAAAAAAATTATTAGAAGAAAAAGAGCAGATAGAAAAACAAAGTCAAATACTTGAAAAATCTATTATTGAAAGAGATAATGACTTACAAAATAAACAAATACAAATAGAAGAACAAGAAAATATTTTACAAAAACAGGAACAAAGTTTAATACAATTACAAAACAAACAAAATAAACTACAATCAGATATAAAATCCAGAGATGAACAAATTTCTAAATTAGATAAAAATATCTCTGCAAAAGATCAAATTTTAAAAAATAAAGAAAATGAATTATTATCCTTAGAAAAAGAACTCGCATTTTATCGTCGAGAAGTAGAAATCTTAGAACAATATTATCAGACTTATCAAGATTTAAGAGAAAGACCTATTGCTGTTGTTAAAGGACAAGTATTGACTGTTACCTTAGTTAAAACTGATAGAAGTACGAATTTAGAAGAATTAATAGATGGTATTTTAAACGAAGCTAATCGAGGAGTAATGTTAACTTTAGGTTATGGAAATAAGTTTCCGAATCAAAGATTTGTACAAATAACCAAAGCACAAGTACAACAAATCAAAGATCAAATATCTCAAAACGGAGAGTATTTAATCAGAATTTTATCGGCAGGAAATTATGTACAAGGAGAAGAAAATGTCAGAATTTTTGCTGATGTAACTCCTAATCAGAAAGTTTATGCGAAAAATGAACAAATAGCTTCTATTACTTTTGATAAAAATGATTTAAAAAATAATGAATTACAAGAAAAACTCGATTTTTTAATTTCCGTTAGTCAATTTCGTGCCAGAAGAGAAGGAGTATTAGGTAGAATTTTTATTGGAGATGGTAAGATCATCTCTTTAATTAGTTTTATTCAAGAACTACAATTAACAGATCAATCAGTGGATGAAATTATCGCTATAACAGCAAATGAAACCTATACAGCAGGACCATTACAAATTAATTTAGTGGTTATTTCTGAAGGTAAAGAAATCTTCAGATTATAA
- the ntcA gene encoding global nitrogen regulator NtcA, with translation MQSVSNQEQPLASVFRQIGVGIYTPVVERFERGKTIFFPGDPAERVYFLMKGAVKLSRVYEAGEEITVALLRENSVFGVLSLITGQKSDRFYHAVAFTPVELLSAPIEHFQRSLKDNPELSRLMLQGLSSRILQTELMIETLAHRDMASRLVSFLLILCRDFGVPSLNGITIDLKLSHQAIAEAIGSTRVTVTRLLGELRQEGMISITKKKITVHNPVALSQQFA, from the coding sequence ATGCAATCAGTATCAAATCAAGAACAACCTTTAGCTTCTGTATTTCGTCAAATTGGTGTCGGAATTTATACCCCTGTAGTGGAAAGATTTGAGCGTGGTAAAACCATCTTTTTTCCCGGTGATCCCGCCGAAAGAGTATATTTTTTAATGAAGGGTGCTGTCAAATTGTCACGGGTATATGAAGCAGGAGAAGAAATTACGGTAGCTTTACTACGAGAAAATAGTGTATTTGGCGTTTTGTCCTTAATTACTGGACAAAAATCAGATCGTTTCTATCATGCTGTGGCTTTTACTCCCGTAGAGTTATTATCTGCTCCCATTGAGCATTTTCAAAGATCTTTGAAAGATAATCCAGAATTGTCTCGTTTAATGCTACAAGGACTCTCTTCTCGGATTTTACAAACGGAATTAATGATCGAAACCTTAGCTCATCGTGATATGGCTTCTCGCTTAGTGAGTTTTTTATTAATTCTTTGTCGAGATTTCGGTGTACCTAGCCTTAATGGTATTACCATCGATTTAAAATTATCTCATCAAGCCATCGCCGAAGCAATAGGCTCAACCCGTGTGACTGTTACCAGATTATTAGGAGAATTAAGACAAGAGGGGATGATTTCTATTACCAAAAAGAAAATCACTGTACATAATCCCGTTGCTTTAAGTCAACAATTTGCATAA
- the fabI gene encoding enoyl-ACP reductase FabI, protein MLDLTNKNALITGIANNKSIAWGIAQQLHKAGANIGVTYLPDEKGRFEKKVGELVEPLKPSIFLPCNVQDDAQIDETFAQIKEKWGHIDILIHCLAFAGKEDLAGDFSNTSREGFKTALDISAYSLTRLVQAAKPILRSGGSVVTLSYLGGVKVIPNYNVMGIAKSALEMSVRYLASELGSQNVRVNAISAGPIRTLASSAVGGILDMIHHVEAVAPLRRTVTQIEVGNTAAFLCSDLSSGITGQVIYVDAGYEIMGMTQG, encoded by the coding sequence ATGTTAGATTTAACCAACAAAAACGCCCTTATAACAGGTATTGCCAATAATAAATCCATCGCTTGGGGTATTGCTCAACAATTACACAAAGCCGGTGCAAATATTGGTGTGACTTATCTTCCCGATGAGAAAGGAAGATTTGAAAAAAAAGTAGGAGAATTAGTTGAACCTTTAAAACCTAGTATTTTTCTTCCTTGCAATGTACAAGATGATGCTCAAATTGATGAAACTTTTGCTCAAATTAAGGAAAAATGGGGACATATTGATATTTTAATTCACTGTTTAGCTTTTGCTGGGAAAGAAGATTTAGCAGGAGATTTCAGTAATACTTCTCGTGAAGGTTTTAAAACTGCCCTTGATATTAGTGCCTATTCTCTTACTCGTTTAGTACAAGCGGCTAAACCCATTTTGCGCTCAGGTGGTAGTGTTGTAACTTTAAGCTATTTAGGAGGGGTAAAAGTAATTCCCAATTATAACGTCATGGGAATTGCTAAATCCGCTTTAGAAATGAGTGTACGTTATTTAGCTTCTGAATTAGGTAGTCAAAATGTAAGAGTAAATGCTATATCTGCTGGTCCTATTCGTACTTTAGCATCTTCCGCCGTTGGTGGTATTTTAGATATGATTCATCATGTAGAAGCAGTTGCACCTTTACGCCGTACTGTGACTCAGATCGAGGTAGGGAATACTGCCGCTTTTCTTTGTAGTGATTTATCTAGTGGTATTACAGGACAAGTTATCTATGTCGATGCTGGTTATGAAATTATGGGTATGACTCAAGGTTAA
- the purU gene encoding formyltetrahydrofolate deformylase — protein sequence MSLDTATLLVSCPDQQGLVAKIANFIYSNGGNIIHADHHTDLEAGLFLSRIEWQLQDFNLPKDLIGRAFNAIAQPLQADWQLHFSETIPKVAIWVSQQDHCLYDLLWRIQAKELKAKVGLIISNHEKLAKTAEQFGINFYYLPINKDNKKEQELKQLELLKNADIDLVILAKYMQVLSSDFLQEFPNVINIHHSFLPAFIGAKPYHQAYSRGVKIIGATAHYITEDLDAGPIIEQDVVKISHRDTVEDLIRKGKDLEKIVLARGVRLHLQHRVLVYGNRTVVFA from the coding sequence ATGAGCTTAGATACAGCTACTTTACTGGTATCTTGTCCTGATCAACAAGGTTTAGTGGCAAAAATCGCTAATTTTATTTATTCTAACGGTGGTAATATTATTCATGCCGATCATCATACCGATTTAGAAGCAGGTTTATTTCTATCTCGTATTGAGTGGCAGTTACAAGATTTTAATTTACCAAAAGATTTAATTGGTAGAGCTTTTAATGCCATTGCACAACCTTTACAAGCAGATTGGCAACTACATTTTTCTGAGACAATTCCCAAAGTAGCTATTTGGGTGAGCCAACAAGATCATTGTCTATATGATTTATTATGGCGTATTCAGGCTAAAGAATTAAAAGCAAAAGTTGGTTTAATTATTAGTAATCACGAAAAATTAGCGAAAACTGCCGAACAATTTGGAATTAATTTTTATTATTTACCTATTAATAAAGATAATAAAAAAGAGCAAGAATTAAAACAATTAGAATTATTAAAAAATGCTGATATAGACTTAGTTATTTTAGCAAAATATATGCAGGTTTTAAGCTCAGATTTCTTGCAAGAATTTCCTAATGTGATTAATATTCATCACTCTTTTTTACCAGCATTTATTGGAGCAAAACCTTATCATCAAGCCTATAGTAGAGGAGTTAAAATTATTGGTGCAACAGCACATTATATCACCGAAGATTTAGATGCAGGACCAATTATTGAACAAGATGTTGTTAAAATTAGTCATCGAGATACCGTAGAAGATTTAATTAGAAAAGGTAAAGATTTAGAAAAAATCGTCTTAGCTAGAGGGGTACGATTACACTTACAACATCGAGTTTTAGTCTATGGAAATCGTACCGTAGTTTTTGCTTAA
- a CDS encoding carbohydrate kinase produces MNNSQVIIFGEVLFDCFPDGNVVLGGAPFNVAWHLQAFGVSPLFISRIGNDIYGETIQKAMADWGMNLSGLQYDQFYPTGIVQVKFIDNEPSYDIVENSAYDFIDFSMLPNLAENSILYHGTLALRNSISAKTLEKIKTDISPSIFLDVNLRSPWWNSNVIKSLLKQTSSLKLNEEELSLLITEKKDINEAINYLFSTYPLNNITLTKGKAGAIAFTRDGISKQISPSQNIAVIDTVGAGDAFCSVLILGMLKNWDISTTLTKAQEFASAIVERQGATTNDKSFYASFLKE; encoded by the coding sequence ATGAATAATTCACAAGTAATTATTTTTGGCGAAGTTTTATTTGACTGTTTTCCCGATGGTAATGTGGTGTTAGGAGGTGCACCCTTTAACGTAGCTTGGCATTTACAAGCCTTTGGAGTATCACCTTTATTTATTTCTCGTATCGGTAATGATATTTACGGAGAAACCATCCAAAAAGCTATGGCAGATTGGGGTATGAATCTTTCAGGATTGCAATATGATCAATTCTATCCTACGGGAATTGTACAAGTAAAGTTTATTGATAATGAACCTAGTTACGATATTGTCGAAAATAGTGCCTATGATTTTATTGATTTTTCGATGCTTCCTAACCTTGCTGAAAATAGTATTTTATATCATGGTACATTAGCTCTTAGAAATTCCATTTCGGCTAAAACCCTTGAAAAAATAAAAACAGATATATCACCTTCTATCTTTCTTGATGTTAATTTGCGATCGCCTTGGTGGAATTCAAATGTCATTAAATCATTATTAAAACAAACATCTTCTTTAAAGTTAAATGAAGAAGAATTATCTTTACTTATCACGGAAAAAAAGGATATTAACGAGGCAATTAACTACTTATTCTCAACTTATCCTTTAAATAATATTACCCTCACTAAGGGTAAAGCAGGGGCAATTGCATTCACCCGTGATGGTATTAGTAAGCAAATTTCTCCCTCTCAAAACATCGCCGTTATTGATACTGTAGGAGCAGGAGATGCTTTTTGTAGCGTATTAATTCTCGGTATGCTTAAAAATTGGGATATATCCACTACTTTAACTAAAGCTCAAGAATTTGCAAGTGCTATTGTTGAGAGACAAGGAGCAACCACTAATGATAAATCATTTTATGCCTCTTTTTTAAAAGAATAA
- a CDS encoding HAD-IIB family hydrolase: MINKLLICTDLDRTLIPNGEAEESDNARYLFSQLVANSQVTLAYVTGRDQLLVKNAIAQYQLPLPNFVIADVGSSIYKIENNQWIREDNWDEKIAVDWQNKDYADLIPLFADLKSCRLQEKSKQGLHKLSYYVSFDADVEILIKEIRLRLQQKQIKSNLIWSIDEEASIRLLDILPISANKRHAIEYLMEKQDFTLENTIFSGDSGNDLDVLISPIKSILVANAHEEVKEKVKFHLQTTGEKYSVYIAKGGYLSMNGNYSSGIVEGIFHYFPDIKY, encoded by the coding sequence ATGATAAATAAATTGTTAATCTGTACAGATTTAGATCGAACTTTAATCCCCAATGGAGAGGCGGAAGAATCTGATAATGCTCGATATTTATTCTCTCAATTAGTCGCAAATTCTCAAGTTACTTTAGCTTATGTGACTGGCAGAGATCAACTTCTAGTGAAAAATGCGATCGCACAATATCAATTACCATTACCAAATTTTGTTATTGCAGATGTGGGTTCAAGTATATACAAAATTGAGAATAATCAATGGATAAGAGAAGATAATTGGGATGAAAAAATAGCTGTAGATTGGCAAAATAAAGATTATGCTGATTTAATCCCTCTTTTTGCTGACTTAAAATCTTGTCGTCTTCAGGAAAAATCAAAACAAGGCTTACATAAATTGAGTTATTATGTTTCCTTTGATGCTGATGTTGAGATTCTTATCAAAGAAATTCGTTTAAGACTACAACAAAAACAAATAAAATCTAATTTAATTTGGAGTATTGATGAAGAAGCTAGTATCAGATTATTAGATATTTTGCCTATCAGTGCTAATAAACGTCATGCTATTGAATACTTAATGGAAAAACAAGATTTTACTCTTGAAAATACCATTTTTTCTGGAGATAGCGGTAACGATTTAGATGTATTGATTAGTCCTATTAAATCTATTTTAGTCGCCAACGCCCATGAAGAAGTGAAAGAAAAAGTTAAATTTCATCTACAAACTACAGGGGAAAAATATTCTGTTTATATTGCAAAAGGAGGATATTTAAGCATGAATGGTAACTATAGCAGTGGAATTGTAGAAGGAATTTTTCATTATTTTCCTGATATTAAATATTGA
- a CDS encoding HAD-IIB family hydrolase, whose protein sequence is MKNNQKYILLISIHGLIRGKNLELGKDADTGGQTKYVLELTEALSKHSDIKKVDLMTKLLIDPHISSDYSQTIEVLNKKANIVRISCNLDDYIPKEELWDYLDNFADNAIEYLQNQEKMPDIIHTHYADAGYVGVRLSHQLGIPLIHTGHSLGRSKRKRLLASGVNREVIEKRYKMIRRINAEEETLSSAQRVITSTYQEINEQYAQYDYYEPQQMRVIPPGTDVEKFYPPQGDEWDSSIFRTIARFLKDPRKPIILALSRLDQRKNIPILIESFGQCKKLQEKANLVIFAGIRNDVKDLDVGNQEIFTDLLLTIDRYDLYGKVAYPKSITLDDICVIYRLAALSGGVFVNPALTEPFGLTLIESAASGLPIIATKDGGPVDIIKNCQNGYLIDPLDPEDIAHHILKVLGDRKKWETFAQNGIKKVKQYYTWKSHVNTYMKMLQPIIDNTEPLQRVAVKRRGMMYNNGAIVTSIDQNLLGDRESLERLITIVNEKRKNISFCIATGRRLDSALKLLRKENIPQPDVLITSMGTEIYYAPDLIKDDAWTNHINYLWNRQKLVSLLTEFNGISLQPKERQSKYKISYFYDPMIAPSVDEIKSILHQHEHTVNVIFSFGQFLDIIPVRASKGYALRWFAGQWDIPLNRILTAGGSGGDEDMMLGNTLSVVVANRHQEELSKIAESEPIFFSKKQFADGIIDGLNHYNFFALCE, encoded by the coding sequence ATGAAAAATAACCAAAAATACATATTATTAATCAGTATTCACGGTTTAATTAGAGGAAAAAATCTTGAATTAGGTAAAGATGCGGATACTGGTGGTCAAACTAAATACGTTTTGGAATTAACTGAAGCATTATCCAAACATTCTGACATTAAAAAAGTTGATTTAATGACTAAACTACTAATCGATCCTCATATTAGTAGTGACTATAGTCAAACCATTGAAGTTTTAAACAAAAAAGCTAATATTGTTCGTATTTCTTGTAACTTAGACGATTATATTCCAAAAGAAGAATTATGGGATTATTTAGATAACTTTGCGGATAATGCCATTGAATATCTACAAAATCAGGAAAAAATGCCTGACATTATTCATACTCATTACGCTGATGCAGGATATGTAGGTGTTCGATTATCTCATCAACTTGGCATTCCTCTGATTCATACAGGGCATTCTTTAGGGCGTAGTAAGCGAAAAAGACTTTTAGCTAGTGGCGTTAATCGAGAAGTCATTGAAAAACGTTATAAAATGATTCGTCGTATCAATGCTGAAGAAGAGACACTCAGTTCGGCACAAAGGGTTATTACTAGCACATATCAGGAAATTAATGAACAATATGCACAATATGATTATTATGAACCTCAACAAATGCGAGTTATCCCTCCGGGTACAGATGTTGAGAAGTTTTATCCCCCACAAGGTGATGAGTGGGATAGTAGTATTTTCAGAACTATCGCTCGTTTTTTAAAAGATCCTCGTAAACCTATTATTTTAGCCCTTTCTCGGTTAGATCAAAGAAAAAATATTCCCATATTAATCGAATCTTTTGGGCAATGTAAAAAACTACAAGAAAAGGCAAATCTAGTTATTTTTGCTGGTATTAGAAATGATGTCAAAGATTTAGATGTTGGTAATCAAGAAATTTTCACAGATTTATTATTAACTATTGATCGCTATGATCTTTATGGTAAGGTAGCTTATCCCAAAAGTATCACTTTAGATGACATCTGCGTAATTTATCGTTTAGCGGCATTATCAGGGGGAGTTTTTGTCAATCCAGCTTTAACCGAACCCTTTGGGCTAACTTTAATTGAATCTGCGGCTAGTGGTTTGCCCATTATTGCCACTAAAGACGGTGGTCCAGTAGATATTATCAAAAACTGTCAGAATGGCTATCTGATCGATCCTCTTGATCCTGAAGATATTGCTCATCATATCTTAAAAGTTCTTGGCGATCGCAAAAAATGGGAAACTTTCGCTCAAAATGGCATTAAAAAAGTTAAACAGTATTATACATGGAAATCTCATGTTAATACTTATATGAAAATGTTACAACCGATAATTGACAATACTGAACCGTTACAAAGGGTTGCTGTTAAACGTCGGGGGATGATGTATAACAATGGGGCGATCGTTACTAGCATTGATCAAAACCTGCTTGGGGATCGAGAATCTTTAGAAAGACTAATAACTATTGTCAATGAAAAACGGAAAAATATTAGTTTCTGTATTGCCACTGGAAGAAGATTAGATTCAGCCTTAAAATTATTGCGTAAAGAAAATATCCCCCAGCCTGATGTTTTAATTACCAGCATGGGAACAGAAATTTATTATGCCCCAGATCTTATCAAAGATGATGCTTGGACAAATCATATTAACTATCTTTGGAATCGACAAAAATTAGTATCTTTATTAACAGAATTTAACGGAATTTCTTTACAACCAAAAGAACGACAAAGTAAATATAAAATTAGCTATTTTTATGATCCAATGATTGCCCCTAGTGTCGATGAAATTAAAAGTATTCTACATCAACATGAACATACAGTTAATGTGATTTTTTCTTTTGGTCAATTTTTAGATATTATTCCCGTGAGAGCCTCTAAAGGCTATGCTTTACGGTGGTTTGCAGGGCAATGGGATATACCCTTAAACCGCATACTTACTGCTGGAGGTTCGGGGGGTGATGAAGATATGATGCTAGGCAATACTTTATCCGTAGTAGTAGCAAATCGTCATCAGGAAGAACTTTCAAAAATTGCTGAAAGTGAACCTATTTTCTTTTCCAAAAAACAATTTGCTGATGGAATTATTGACGGTTTAAATCATTATAACTTTTTTGCTCTTTGTGAATAA
- a CDS encoding iron-sulfur cluster assembly accessory protein translates to MINLTQNAVAELKRLRAGLEPSKDYIRLQIKKGGCADYVYELKLDSQPQKEDHQFALDSEIKIIVDSDSYQYLQNLTIDYTEDLMGGAFQYKNPNIVNHCTCGLSFSLS, encoded by the coding sequence ATGATTAATCTCACACAAAATGCGGTCGCTGAACTAAAAAGATTACGAGCAGGTTTAGAACCATCAAAAGACTATATAAGGTTACAAATTAAAAAAGGGGGTTGTGCCGATTATGTCTATGAATTAAAATTGGATTCCCAACCTCAAAAAGAAGATCATCAGTTTGCTCTTGATTCCGAGATTAAGATTATTGTTGATTCTGATAGTTATCAATATTTACAAAATTTAACCATTGACTATACTGAAGATTTGATGGGAGGTGCATTTCAATATAAAAATCCTAATATTGTCAATCATTGTACTTGTGGCTTATCTTTTTCTTTATCGTAG
- a CDS encoding phosphomannose isomerase type II C-terminal cupin domain, whose protein sequence is MVQIQNQVIKETNNFNINTYSVENNVTETRPWGSFTTLEEGPGYKIKRIEVNPGHRLSLQMHHHRSEHWIVVSGTAKVECDQEIKILAANQSTYVPQCTTHRLENPGVIKLILIEVQNGEYLGEDDIIRFQDDYARQ, encoded by the coding sequence ATGGTTCAAATTCAAAATCAGGTGATTAAGGAAACTAATAATTTCAATATCAATACTTATTCTGTGGAAAATAATGTTACTGAAACTCGTCCTTGGGGCTCGTTTACTACCCTTGAAGAAGGTCCTGGTTATAAAATTAAACGTATAGAAGTAAATCCCGGTCATCGTCTCAGCTTACAGATGCACCATCATCGTAGTGAACATTGGATAGTAGTGTCTGGTACTGCAAAAGTAGAATGTGATCAAGAAATCAAAATCTTGGCGGCAAATCAATCTACCTATGTTCCTCAGTGTACGACTCATCGTCTTGAAAATCCGGGAGTTATTAAATTAATTTTAATTGAAGTACAAAACGGTGAATATTTAGGAGAAGATGATATTATTCGTTTTCAGGATGATTATGCAAGACAATAA